From the genome of Notolabrus celidotus isolate fNotCel1 chromosome 5, fNotCel1.pri, whole genome shotgun sequence, one region includes:
- the hpda gene encoding 4-hydroxyphenylpyruvate dioxygenase isoform X1 has protein sequence MTSYTDKGEKHERGKFVRFHHVTFWVGNAKQAASFYCGKMGFEPLAYKGLETGSREVVSHVIRQDKIIFVFQSPLNPGNEEMGEHLIRHGDGVKDIAFQVEDCDYLIKTARERGAEVVKEPWVEQDSYGRVKYAVVQTYGDTTHTLIEYLSPYKGLFLPGHKEPLFRDPLLATLPAGGLNFIDHIVGNQPDDEMVPVTDWYQKCLMFHRFWSIDDKQIHTHYSALRSIVVTNYEETIKMPINEPAAGKKKSQIQEYVDYNGGPGVQHIALNTSNIIQAIVNLRARGMEFLSAPDTYYTSLREKLRSAKIKVKEDLDRLQELKILVDFDDKGYLLQIFTKPVQDRPTLFLEVIQRNNHFGFGAGNFKSLFEAIEKDQDARGNLTVLTPEGQAKAFY, from the exons ATG aCATCCTACACAGATAAAGGGGAGAAG CATGAGAGGGGAAAGTTTGTCAGGTTTCATCATGTCACCTTCTGGGTCGGCAATGCCAAACAG GCAGCTTCTTTCTACTGTGGTAAAATGGGATTTGAGCCTCTGGCCTATAAGGGATTGGAGACGGGCAGCAGAGAGGTGGTGTCTCATGTCATCAGACAGGACAAG ATCATATTTGTGTTTCAATCTCCGCTCAACCCTGGAAACGAAG AGATGGGAGAACACTTGATCAGACATGGTGATGGGGTCAAAGACATCGCCTTCCAGGTGGAGGACTGTGACTACTTAATCAAG ACAGCGAGGGAGCGAGGAGCTGAGGTGGTGAAGGAGCCGTGGGTGGAGCAGGACAGCTATGGGAGAGTCAAGTATGCTGTGGTCCAAACG TATGGAGATACAACACACACGCTCATTGAGTACCTCAGTCCGTACAAAGGCCTGTTCCTGCCGGGACACAAAGAACCTCTGTTCAGAGACCCTCTGTTAGCCACACT tcCAGCAGGAGGTTTGAACTTCATCGATCACATAGTGGGAAACCAGCCAGATGATGAAATGGTGCCAGTTACAGACTG GTAtcaaaagtgtttgatgttccATCGGTTCTGGTCAATAGACGACAAACAAATCCACACACATTACAGCGCACTGAGGTCCATAGTGGTGACCAACTATGAAGAGACCATTAAAATGCCCATCAATGAACCTGCCGCAGGGAAGAAGAAGTCACAGATCCAG GAATATGTGGACTATAACGGAGGACCAGGTGTTCAGCACATCGCTCTCAACACGTCAAACATCATTCAAGCT ATAGTGAACCTGCGAGCCCGGGGGATGGAGTTCCTCTCAGCTCCTGACACATACTACACTAGCCTGCGGGAGAAACTCAGATCCGCCAAGATCAAGGTGAAGGAGGACCTCGACCGTTTACAG gagtTAAAAATCTTAGTCGATTTTGACGACAAGGGTTACCTCCTCCAAATCTTCACCAAACCTGTGCAGGACAGGCCAACGCTTTTCCTGGAGGTCATTCAGCGGAACAACCACTTT GGCTTTGGGGCAGGAAACTTCAAGTCTCTCTTTGAGGCCATTGAGAAGGACCAAGACGCCAGAGGTAACCTCACCGTGTTGACACCTGAGGGTCAGGCCAAAGCCTTCTACTGA
- the hpda gene encoding 4-hydroxyphenylpyruvate dioxygenase isoform X2, producing the protein MGFEPLAYKGLETGSREVVSHVIRQDKIIFVFQSPLNPGNEEMGEHLIRHGDGVKDIAFQVEDCDYLIKTARERGAEVVKEPWVEQDSYGRVKYAVVQTYGDTTHTLIEYLSPYKGLFLPGHKEPLFRDPLLATLPAGGLNFIDHIVGNQPDDEMVPVTDWYQKCLMFHRFWSIDDKQIHTHYSALRSIVVTNYEETIKMPINEPAAGKKKSQIQEYVDYNGGPGVQHIALNTSNIIQAIVNLRARGMEFLSAPDTYYTSLREKLRSAKIKVKEDLDRLQELKILVDFDDKGYLLQIFTKPVQDRPTLFLEVIQRNNHFGFGAGNFKSLFEAIEKDQDARGNLTVLTPEGQAKAFY; encoded by the exons ATGGGATTTGAGCCTCTGGCCTATAAGGGATTGGAGACGGGCAGCAGAGAGGTGGTGTCTCATGTCATCAGACAGGACAAG ATCATATTTGTGTTTCAATCTCCGCTCAACCCTGGAAACGAAG AGATGGGAGAACACTTGATCAGACATGGTGATGGGGTCAAAGACATCGCCTTCCAGGTGGAGGACTGTGACTACTTAATCAAG ACAGCGAGGGAGCGAGGAGCTGAGGTGGTGAAGGAGCCGTGGGTGGAGCAGGACAGCTATGGGAGAGTCAAGTATGCTGTGGTCCAAACG TATGGAGATACAACACACACGCTCATTGAGTACCTCAGTCCGTACAAAGGCCTGTTCCTGCCGGGACACAAAGAACCTCTGTTCAGAGACCCTCTGTTAGCCACACT tcCAGCAGGAGGTTTGAACTTCATCGATCACATAGTGGGAAACCAGCCAGATGATGAAATGGTGCCAGTTACAGACTG GTAtcaaaagtgtttgatgttccATCGGTTCTGGTCAATAGACGACAAACAAATCCACACACATTACAGCGCACTGAGGTCCATAGTGGTGACCAACTATGAAGAGACCATTAAAATGCCCATCAATGAACCTGCCGCAGGGAAGAAGAAGTCACAGATCCAG GAATATGTGGACTATAACGGAGGACCAGGTGTTCAGCACATCGCTCTCAACACGTCAAACATCATTCAAGCT ATAGTGAACCTGCGAGCCCGGGGGATGGAGTTCCTCTCAGCTCCTGACACATACTACACTAGCCTGCGGGAGAAACTCAGATCCGCCAAGATCAAGGTGAAGGAGGACCTCGACCGTTTACAG gagtTAAAAATCTTAGTCGATTTTGACGACAAGGGTTACCTCCTCCAAATCTTCACCAAACCTGTGCAGGACAGGCCAACGCTTTTCCTGGAGGTCATTCAGCGGAACAACCACTTT GGCTTTGGGGCAGGAAACTTCAAGTCTCTCTTTGAGGCCATTGAGAAGGACCAAGACGCCAGAGGTAACCTCACCGTGTTGACACCTGAGGGTCAGGCCAAAGCCTTCTACTGA